The Ctenopharyngodon idella isolate HZGC_01 chromosome 19, HZGC01, whole genome shotgun sequence genomic sequence ttatttaaatgaggaatattgtgaagaaaactcaagactacaatggaggcgtttcagaaacactgacactgatacaGAGAAGAACTGGAACTggagctttttcatgctcaaacagcaactattaatttcctttttaattcTACATCTATACATTCACATGTGTTTTTTGTCCTGTTACCTGAAGTTGAAAGACATTCTCAAGTCAAGATGCACCTGTGACCTCTGTAAAGCCAGAGACCGAGATTCACAGGTCGGTGTTACGAGAGAACTCAGAACGTCCTGTTCAGCGTTTGAAGGGTCTGTGATCACGAGCTCTTGTTGTTGTGCGGGCCGGAGCGGGGCGGGACTGCCTCTAAACCTGTCCAGGAGTTTCCTTTTGTGAGTGGGCTCTcctctcccacacacacacacacacacacactcatacactcacacacactcatacacacacccatacacacacacacacacactgagtcACCATCACAGATCTGATCCCACGCTCTCACAGATACACAAACCTAATTTCTGAGTTTCTCTTCTCAGTTCTTCTCCAAATGCTTGTCCTTCTTTGAAACACTTTTGAAAACCATCATGAAATTGATTCCTGGCTCTTTTGTGTGTGAACACCTCGTCCTGAAAAGATAAGCGCTGtcgtattgtgtgtgtttggcagTAATTTCCGGTCAGTCAGACTGGTTGACCCATTTCAGGACCCCCTAGAATCTGCCCTGAATCTGCAGCTTCAGTCGgagcaacaaacaaacacttcgTCTCCATCAGCTGTTGTGTGCTCTGGTAATTGGGTGAATCTATTGTAGAGGTCTGCTTCTTTTTTCACACGaatatcaaaaaatatatacatattctgCATAGAGAAAATGAAGGCCCAAATTCTCATGACAGTAATACATACATGAAGATCATCTTgactttttattaataaaacatgaattaaattcagtaaaacaaatactataatacaaatcagaatcagaaagagctttattgccaggtTTGTTTACACATACGAGGAATTTGTTTTAGAAGCTCCACAGTGCAACAGACTGACAGCGACAAGACAAGACACAgataataaaagaataatatacaaatatacaagatagacaaagtgcaaaaaaagcaaaaaacaatttataataTAGACAATTTGTATGTACAGTTATGATGTGtgcaaatttgaaatataaacatgtgTTTTAATAGTGTTGTGTGTTCCGTGTTTGTCAAGTGTTCATGAGATGGATACTCACCAAATTATACTTAAacttttacacatttaatttaaatattgtactattatttcacattacagtaatgagaactTAGGGGTGGATCTTggaatttcattaaaaaaataaaaacaagctttttgtttatattaaaatataacttttttttctattgattTTGGGTAAAATATGTGCTGGACATAAAATGTGTGATTTACTGGTGTTAATAACTCTAATAAGTCTGTATTTTGTCAGGAAGCGCAGCTGCTTGTGAATGTCCATCAGTAGagagagatgatgatgatgatgatgatgatgatcaaACTCTTGTGTTTCACTGTGCAGAGCGAGAGGAACTTCAGCGCGCCCTCTAGAGGCCGCAGTGCGATATGACGCCTCGCGCTCACAAACAGCtcctatatgtgtgtgtgtgtgtgtgtgtgtgtgtgtgtgtgtgtgtgtgtgtgtgtgtgtgtgtgagtgtgtgtgtgtgtgtaccggTGACACTCACAGATATGTCCTGATCTGGAACATCAGGGTCTCTTATCAATGAAAGCAACACATTTCCAACAcattatggaaaaaaaacatgcttttgtaaatcgtaattatgacataaaatgtcGAAATTATTacataagtcataattatgagatgaaaagtcgaaATAATGACATGCTAAATTGAAACTATGgtttaaaagtaattttgacattaaaaagtctagATTATGACAAGtttgtatctcataatttcaacttttatttcataatttctcataaatgacaaaaatgataAATTAGTATATTTTGACATTATAATCTCATAACTTTgactcttttttgttgttgccatAATTAAGCATGATTTTTTGTTCTTATGTGGGCCTGTATGGAGCGCTCAGAGGTTTGACAGGCAGATATTAGCCGTGTTTCCCTGAGCAGGTTTAATGCCTCCATGTTCTCTGTTGTGAGGGAGAGTTAGTGAATCATACATGATGACTGAATAAGTGTTTCCCTACCTTAGCTTCCGCCGGTGAGTAACGCTCTCACTGTCCGCTTTACTCTCAGAGTTCGGCTGAAGTTCTGCAGTGACTGTGAGGGAATTCAGCGCTCAGATTCAGGGGGCATTTGTAAATATTGGGCTGGACGGTTTGAGCTGTTTTCAGCATGACTTGCTGTGGTAATGTTGTCATGTTGGCGGGTCTGGGAAGAATCCGCCGACTCTCCCGCCCCCGCGAGGCTCTCCTGGCGAGAAGCGCGCGCACACCCACAGTCCGCGTGCATGCGTGTGTGTTCGAGGGCTTCGCATGACGAAGAGAAAAACAAATAGACAAAAACTTCACTGGTTCACAAGTCACAAAACACGTGGAAAAAACACACTGTCAAagttaaatgagtaaaaaatccccccccccccccccccccattccacgcgccacacacacacacatgcaaaagcAGATAACCGTGATATCatccaaaaataataatctatTAATTACTTAAGTTTCATTGTGGTACTATTGCATTCTGGCATAGTTTATCCCGTTCTGATTTTTTAGTTTTGTTCGGCTGTATAGTTTCATTATTATGTAGTTGTATTGAGGCATAATGTTGTTGATAATGTTAATCATGTTGATTGCTGGTCGTTTAATGTGTGTCCGTGTCGTATTGATTAGTGTAGGCAAACAGGTGTAATGATGTAACGCCCGTTGCCAGAGAGAGAAAGCGCCGTGAAGTCTCTCTTTCCGGTCCTGCGTTCATCTGTGCGCACTTTCCTTCGTCTTCAGTGTGTCCagtgcgcgcgcacacacacgcgcacgcacactcactcactctcccCCGCGCGCTGTCTCATTCACCGGTGCGCGCGATCCACGCAGGGTGGAGGGGCTTTATAAAGCAGCGCGAGGAGGCCACACGCCACTCCGACTGAAACACTTCAGACCACAAGCAGCAAGACTCCGAAGCCGAGAGTAAAAGTACCAACCGTGACAGGAGAAAAGCAGCCTGAGCGAGCCTCCGGAGCTCCGCGTTCGTTCTTTGCCCGTTACTTGCTCTCACTGGAATACAGCAGAAGCAGCAGAAGAGGTTGGTAGTAAACTCTCTGGAGTTTGATCAGAGTCGCTTTGTGCCGTTGCGCTTGTGGAAGTGAAGTGCACCGAAACTTGGACATCCACCCCGGGACGTCTGGACGCGTTTTGACCGGTTCCCGCATCCCAGCGTTCCCGCGGAAGACTTTGAGACTGTCGGATGGAGCGCGCTTATTTGACACGCTAGAGTAACTTACACAGGTAACAGAAGCTGCCGTACATGTCAGTGCGCTCGTGTCTGCTTAATGTGGTCGAGGATGTTCTGCAAACTTGGTTCGGTCAGTGGTGCTGAACTCTGCATGCCTgcatggacggacggacggtgCTGGTGCTGAAGCGGTGCCGCTGTCCGCGGTGCTGAAACGCTCGCGTCTATAAGATGATGTTATGTTACGCTATTTGTCTTGTATTGAGTCAGTATGTTTAGAGAAGATCGTTTGCACAAACACTTGAGCTTCATAAACCTTTATGATATTAACAGTAGATTATATACTAATGCTTGTTTCAGCAATATtctcaaaatgtttattttagttgCTTTCAGCATATACAGCTTCAGTTTAACTGCAACGCGGTTTATAATCAGTCAGTATTCGTGCGCTCTGCATGTTTCGTTGAAAAGTTGTTGCGCATTGATCATTTCTCTCCATGTTTCAGAGTTTGGCTGATAATGTCTGCAGCGCGTGCATGAACGAGCGGCTCAACTGTGCGCGCTCACAGAGTCATTTGTTATTGTTTGCACGTTTGCGAAGAATGAATTTATTTCTTGTTTGATTGCATCTCACTGCAAACAGTTTAATTGCTGACTGTGTTGCAATGCACAGCTTAACCCGTTCTGATTTCAGCATGTAGATGAGTGTTTTTGTCCTGCAGGTGTGTGTCCTAAATGAGTGATAATTGTCATTATTGTGTGTGAGTTTGCTCATGCAcagtgtgttagtgtgtgtgtgtgtgttattattCTGACAGCACTAGACACACATTGATCTCACAGATGGCTCTGCGTGTGCTTGGCAGAGCTGTGCATGTCTCAGACTTTCCCAGGATTAAATACAAAGTCTCTGTGTTTGTTCAGATCAGATACAATCTGACATTCATTCCAGGATCGGAGCAGCCATCGAGGGTTAATAGACACATAAACTCTGTgcatctttctctctgtctgtctctcacacTTCCTCCTGCTCTCTCAAACATCAGCTGTTTCCATAACTACAGATGTAATGTGCAATTTCAGCCCCCTATTTGGGGCATAAAAAGAGGTTGAGTGGCAGAGCTGAAGTACTCTCATTTTCTGTAGTCAACAGTTTCCGGTCTCATTAGCGGAGATGTAACTGAACCCATCTTACTAAACAGAGTGacgctttattttatttgataaaactGTTGAGCTTTAGTTTTTTCAGCCCCACATTATCAATTCACAACAGTCCAGCAAGATGAaggtgatgatgaagatgatgggGTCATTGGCTCACCTCTCACAGctgcactctctctctttcatctcGCTGCTGAATGAGCGTCTTTGAGCGAAAGAGAGAGACGCGCCAGAAGTTCTGGAATAGATCGAGGGACTGTGCTTGGAAAGAGAGAGGTGCCGCTCATAAAGCACAAGGACTCTCCACACAGCAGATCTGTTTCTCCAGCACCTGTAGCTATGGCAACAAGACTCGAAGAGAAAGTTCTGCAAACGCTGCATTCTGTCAGGGAGGGGGTGAGCGTTCCTGCAGAAATATCCTGCTCTCTCCCTGTAAGAATCTTTGCAGCGCTGAACTTCCGTGGGTGCGAGCTGAGTCTTCATGGACGTCAGTTTGACGCAAGCGGCTCTGCCACGTGTGAAAGCGTGGGCAGGAGAGAACGAGAGAGcgatgcagagagagagattccTGTGAAGGGCACTGTAATTATAGTCTGAGTGTAATGGCAGTGTGCGCATTAGCACCAGCGCTCTGACTGGGCTCTTCGAATGCACAGTAATGGTAATGGAGGGCACAGCTCTCAACTACAGATATTATTCAGATGGCAGACCTGCTCCAGTATGATAATTACAATGACTGTCCTGTTATGATTGACAAGTGCTAACTCTGAATCCCTTCTGTTTGCTGTTTTCCCACAGATATGTCCCTATCAATCTAGTGAAGAATCAAACCCTCCATCCGTATTCATCGTAGTGAACAGATCAAACCCCTACCAGATCAAAGAACCCCAGTCTAAACTCGTATCAAAGGGTCCACCCGTCCTCCTGAAGCGAGAACATGGAGTGGCGGTTTATCTCATTGGCGCTGTGCGCTTGTATGTGTGTGATGTTCGCCCCGGGCATCTCCACTCCCTCCGGGCCGGCCTCTGCCACCTGTGCCACCCTGGAGCAGAGCCGTTTCTTCGGCGTCTTCTCCTCCAAGACTGCCCTGCCGTCGTCGCCATGCTCCTGGACCCTGCAGAACCCCGATCCTCGCCGCTACACCGTCTACATGAAGATCACCAAGCCTACTGAGACCTGCACCCCACGACAGATCCGAACCTTCCAGTTCGACTCGTTCCTGGAGACCTCACGCACCTACCTGGGCATGGAGAGCTTCGACGAGGTGGTGCGACTGTGTGACGCTTCCTCCGCGGTGGCCTACCTGGAGTCCAGCAAACAGTTCCTGCAGGTGCGGAAGGTGACGCCACTTCTCGGTATGGAGCCCGTGGAGGAAGACGAGGGGAACGACGAAGGCAGCCAGTTCAACGCTGAGTTTCTGGTCGTGGGAAAGAGGAACCCGAGTATGCCTGCCTGCGAGATGCTGTGCCAATGGTTGGAAGATTGCCTGGCGACCAGTACCCACGGAAACCCCTGCGGCATCATGATGACCCCCTGCCAGTGCTGGGAACCGCCCAAGAGGAAGCCAGGTGGCTGTTACAGGGGCGGAGTCTACACGGAGAAGTGCACGCCCACCGTTAGAGACAGCAACCGTGATGCAGAGATCATGCGTAAGTGTGTTAGATGCAGTAGGACCTGTTTGTTTGGTAAAGTGCAAGCAAATTTGTATGTACtcctgaaaagaaaaaagcttGTCGATGTGGTTCTGCGGGAACAGCTGCTCTATAGCCGCGCTCCCCGAGCCTCCGCTGAAGCAATCAATGCCCTGTGCTTGAGGTTGTCATAGCAACCCGCTGGGCTCCAAAAGCACCACATCCACAGAGCACCTCGGGTATTAGAGGCAACTCACCCTTTCAGATGGTCGTATCATGTGGTGTCCTGGCATTTGGCCTTCAAAGCTCCTTTTTGTTTAGAAAAGGTTCAAAAGCATTTGTTTGTCTTAGAGACTTTTCACCCTGCTGTTACAGAGGCCGCCTCTTTGACATTAAACCCACATTTATGACAAAACAATGCCACATCGATCGTCAATAAGTTGACAGGCAGATTTGACGCCTCTATTATGCTCACGAAGCTTGCATGCAGAAACCAGAGTTGACCAGCAGATGTCAGCACTGACAGCAGCATTATCATGACTCATCTGCAGTGAATGTTCTCTCCTCCACCTCTTCAGCATTACTCATCCACCATGTGCTCTTAACAGAAGTGTATTTGTGTGATGTGTCTGCAGGAGGCTGGAGCGGGTGGGGCCGCTGGTCCGAGTGCAGTAACGAGTGTGGCGGCGGAGTCCAGGTGCGCAGCCGCGTGTGCCAGCCTGAGGATGGCGTCTGTGAGGGCGTCGTTGAGGAGGGACGGTCCTGCAACCCTCAGCCCTGCATCGGTCAGTTCCGGCAGAGAAGTCAAGGTCTGCGTTCCATCATCGGCCAGCGGCGTGATTCTGATGGCACCATCATGGCAAATCAGGCCCCTCAGAAAGGTGTGTGTCTAAATAGCAACACTAGAAAGCAGTCTGGAAAAGTGAAAGTGTTGTGCTAAATCAAACTCTTTTGTTATGCTCCTGTGTGTGCAGAAGAGACCCAGCAGGACACGTGGTCTTCATGGAGTGTGTGTTCTGTGAGCTGCGGTGAAGGCTGGCAAACTCGCACGCGGTCCTGCATGATGTCCGCTCACAGCATCCAGTGCACCGGCCCTTTGAGAGAGAATCGACCATGCAACAACACTGCCGTCTGCCCAGGTACTTCAGATCACACATACACTGTCAATATTCATTTGTCTGTGTCACGGGATGAGTGATTGACTAATGATGCTGTTTTGCAGTGAATGGATTGTGGGACGAATGGGCACCCTGGAGTTTGTGCTCGTCCACATGTGGTCGTGGATACCGTGATCGCGTCCGTACCTGCAAACAGCCTAAGCACGGTGGAGAACCCTGCCGCGGACCTACCAAACAGACCAAGTTCTGCAACATTGCTGTCTGCCCAGGTCAGTAAAACAGCCTGATTGCTATTCCAAATCTCAACACCAGATGGCACTGTACACCTTAATAATTCAAGCCCTTTCAAATGCAAGTTCAATAACAACTTTGTTCTTGCCAACTCCATAGTTGATGGTTCCTGGAACGAATGGTCTGGATGGACTCCTTGCTCTTCCTCCTGCTCTAATGGAACGATGCAGAGAACTCGTGAGTGTAACGGGCCCTCGTACGGAGGCTCAGAGTGCAGAGGAGAGTGGCAAGAAACCAGCAACTGCTTCCTCAAAGACTGCCCAGGTACAGTATTCCTCACCAATTTTTTTGTGCCTAAATGTCTCTGAACAAGTGTTTATGTGAAAGATACTGAAGAGTGTTATCGCCCTCTAGTGGACGGAAGATGGCTGTTGTGGAGCTCATGGGGCAGTTGCAGTAAGTCCTGTGGTGGAGGTCATCAGCTCAGACAGAGAGTGTGCGAAGGACCTTTCTTTGATGGAGAGCCCTGCAAAGGTGATAAAACAGAAATGCGAAACTGCAACGAGAAGCGGTGCCCAGGTAAAAGCTCAAACCAGATTTTACTTGCAGCGATGTATGCACCCATTTTGAGGCAGCTATTTTAAGTgcttaaaaatgtgtttggcAGAACCTCATGAGATCTGCGGAGAGGAGAACTATGGCAGTGTGGTGTGGAAGAAAACGCCCGCGGGCGACATGGCTGCTGTGCCCTGCCCTTCTGATGCCACAGGTACTGATCTGAGATCTCAGTCGTCCAGCGCTCTAGTTTCCGTGTTGAATGCGGGTCACTGGCCTGATTTTAGTGAAAGAGATGGCATTAACCCTCCTTTCCCCGACTCCTGCAGGCCTGATCCTCCGCAGATGCACACTGGACGCCGTGGGTCTGGCCTTCTGGGAGAACCCAACTCACATCAAATGTGTTTCCAAAGAATTCCAGGACATCCAGACCATGGTAAGCACCATCAACCAAACACTAGTACTTAGTGTTAATACTGGCTTAAAAGTTTCAGGACTGATTTCCTGACCGTCCTTCTCTTCCCAGACGCGTGATCATGTGACTCAGTCTCAGAGCGGTCAGCTGGTGGATGGCGTGTCTGAGGTGCTGTCCAAACTCAGGATGGCATCGACTGACGGTACAAAGTACAGCGGCGACCTGCTGGCTGTGATGGAGGTCCTGAGGAACAGCACGGAGATCTTCAGAGGGTCAAAGATGAGCCTGAGTAATGCAGATGTGGAGGTACAACACTGTCTGGATGAGCAAAGCATTTAATGATGATGAGAAAAGTGTATGTCTGATCTAATAACCTTTAATTGTCTGACCCACAGAATTACGCTCACACCATTAGTAACTTACTGCAAGAGACACACCGAGAGAAATGGGAAGAAGCTCAgctggtgagtgtgtgtgtgattttctcTGAAACTGACGTATGTGTCCTCTCACATGCACATTGTGTCTTCATACCAAATAAAGAAGCAGAGAAATCGAGTGCGCCCACATGCCAATCTGTGACAGCAGACAAGGCAAACACCTCACgctcctacacacacacacacacacacgtcagaGATGTACAACagctgtaacacacacacacactaatgaaTCAGTCACCAAACCATTCACACGCCCTGTTCTGGTCTGCTGCAGATGGGCGCAAACATCAAGGAATTCTTCAGTCTGGTCGAGAACTTCATTGACATGATCGGGCGTCAGATGAGAGACTTCCAGGACATCTATGAGGTCACCGACAATCTGGGTGAGTGTGAAACGGGTCACGAGACGGCAGCAGAAAGatatctgtgtctgtgtgtgtttgactgttGTTTTCTGACCGTCTCTTCAGAGCTGAGCATCCAGAAACGTCCACGAACCATGACCGCTGACGTGACCTTCCCCTTGAAGGGCTGGCGCGGGATGATCGATTGGGTTCGCAATTCAGAAGAGAAAATCACAGTGTCCCGCAACGCCCTGAGTCTAGACGTGccaggtacacacacatatacacacacacacacacacacacacatatacacacacactctcacacacacacactcctgtgTAATGAGACTAATGCAgctctgaatgtgtgtgtagaTGCTGAGCAGAGCACAGGGTTTGTCACAGGGATCGTTCTCTACAGAAATCTGGGTCCCATCCTGTCCTTACAgaggtaaacacacacacacacacacacacacacatctacgTCTACATAGGAATTTCCCTATaaaactaaaatgcattttttttgttaataatcAGTTCAGCACAAAGAGATGAGATACATGTACACATGATCAATAACAGTGATTCTGATCGATCATCTCTTTCTCCACAGCAACAGCACGCTGCTCAACTCAAAGGTTGTCACGGTAACGGTGAAGCCCAACCCTGGTTTCCTGTCGGCACCTGTCGAGATCGAGTTCCCTCACCTGCACAATGTGAGTCACCATTGCTCTGTTGATGAAAGATGAACGTGTGTGTGTCGGGTTAAAGAACATGGAGGAGGTGACATATGACACAGATCAAACACCGCCTGACCaccgcctctctctctctctctctctctctctctctctctctctctctctctctctctctgcagggCACCGTTAATGAGACCTGCATCGCCTGGGACGAGAGCGAGAGGTGGGTGGAACCActtgtgattgtgtgtgtgtgttgtcgcAGCTCTAAAGGTCACACACTCTCTTCTGCCCTCGGTACACTGTGTCATCTCCACACTTCCCTGACAACCGCTAATCATATTCAAATGAGCCTCCGCCCCCATTCCACACTCACTTATGACCTTATGAATATTCACAGAGTATTCAAAACCTTTCAATGGTTCTTTTCACCATCCactgcccacacacacactgcctgtctcacacacacacacac encodes the following:
- the LOC127501524 gene encoding adhesion G protein-coupled receptor B1-like, with protein sequence MEWRFISLALCACMCVMFAPGISTPSGPASATCATLEQSRFFGVFSSKTALPSSPCSWTLQNPDPRRYTVYMKITKPTETCTPRQIRTFQFDSFLETSRTYLGMESFDEVVRLCDASSAVAYLESSKQFLQVRKVTPLLGMEPVEEDEGNDEGSQFNAEFLVVGKRNPSMPACEMLCQWLEDCLATSTHGNPCGIMMTPCQCWEPPKRKPGGCYRGGVYTEKCTPTVRDSNRDAEIMRGWSGWGRWSECSNECGGGVQVRSRVCQPEDGVCEGVVEEGRSCNPQPCIGQFRQRSQGLRSIIGQRRDSDGTIMANQAPQKEETQQDTWSSWSVCSVSCGEGWQTRTRSCMMSAHSIQCTGPLRENRPCNNTAVCPVNGLWDEWAPWSLCSSTCGRGYRDRVRTCKQPKHGGEPCRGPTKQTKFCNIAVCPVDGSWNEWSGWTPCSSSCSNGTMQRTRECNGPSYGGSECRGEWQETSNCFLKDCPVDGRWLLWSSWGSCSKSCGGGHQLRQRVCEGPFFDGEPCKGDKTEMRNCNEKRCPEPHEICGEENYGSVVWKKTPAGDMAAVPCPSDATGLILRRCTLDAVGLAFWENPTHIKCVSKEFQDIQTMTRDHVTQSQSGQLVDGVSEVLSKLRMASTDGTKYSGDLLAVMEVLRNSTEIFRGSKMSLSNADVENYAHTISNLLQETHREKWEEAQLMGANIKEFFSLVENFIDMIGRQMRDFQDIYEVTDNLELSIQKRPRTMTADVTFPLKGWRGMIDWVRNSEEKITVSRNALSLDVPDAEQSTGFVTGIVLYRNLGPILSLQSNSTLLNSKVVTVTVKPNPGFLSAPVEIEFPHLHNGTVNETCIAWDESESASLLGSWSARGCRSVSRDSSTTCVCDGLSTFALIARPNPDANMDRSLLPSVTMIVGCGVSSLTLLLLIIIYVSVWKYIRSERSVILINFCLSIICSNALILISQTQARNKVMCTLVAAFLHFFFLSSFCWVLTEAWQSYMAVTGRLRNRIIRKRFLCLGWGLPALVVAVSVGFTKAKGYGTVNYCWLSLEGGLLYSFVGPAAAVVLVNMVIGILVFNKLVSKDGITDVKLKERAGASLWSSCVVLPLLALTWMSAVLAITDRRSALFQILFAVFDSLEGFIIVMVHCILRREVQEAVKCRVVDRKDDGNGDSGSSLQNGHTQLMSDFEKDADSNRPGGMKSSSEEKMPPPQLPLPLGPNFHTLPSNPSGKSHIPPVPEYSSHTLTLRREKGRGVDPSCGKPVYVCDSELFKQLDVDLALAQAESVCPDGSGYVLLPNTTSTLRAKPKDDSSGSSKYNISTELPQARLMHLSGTFAEPQAAYAVKTLPADRVSVSYSERDSPIQNIHNISSESHVTSSLGDTFDSMNSMMSKSETISTLSMSSLEVSEGRQKSRYAELDFEKIMHTRKRHQNMFQDLNRKMHHAEKDRESPASDSKSVRWSVSSAGSDKTNHSDKQQGAMDRSWESMSRTQASPPAWVRKDLEPLQASPLDLQGVEWEKAGATIPLVGQDIIDLQTEV